One region of Pseudomonas sp. ABC1 genomic DNA includes:
- a CDS encoding ATP-dependent zinc protease: MLRPLLLACFFCMPAFADEPRLYGRYEHIRLEGLDATLKAKMDTGAETASLSARDIEIFEREDARWVRFRLAVEGADDRLHERPLLGTSEIKGRAEEGGGKPGVASRPLINMDICIADRLHQAEVNLTDRSHFNYPLLIGSKVISQLQAAIDPARKYTAGQPDC; encoded by the coding sequence TTGCTGCGTCCACTGCTACTCGCCTGTTTCTTCTGTATGCCGGCCTTCGCCGATGAGCCCCGGCTTTATGGCCGTTACGAGCACATCCGGCTCGAAGGCCTCGATGCGACCCTCAAGGCCAAGATGGACACCGGTGCCGAAACCGCTTCGCTGTCGGCGCGGGATATCGAGATATTCGAGCGCGAAGATGCGCGCTGGGTTCGTTTCCGCCTGGCTGTCGAGGGCGCCGACGACCGCCTGCATGAGCGCCCGCTGCTGGGCACCAGCGAGATCAAGGGGCGGGCGGAAGAGGGGGGCGGCAAACCGGGGGTCGCCTCGCGGCCCTTGATCAATATGGATATCTGCATCGCCGACCGCCTGCACCAGGCCGAGGTGAATCTGACCGATCGCTCCCACTTCAACTATCCGCTGTTGATCGGCAGCAAGGTGATCAGCCAGTTGCAGGCCGCCATCGACCCGGCGCGCAAGTACACGGCGGGGCAGCCGGACTGCTAG